The DNA sequence GACGGGATGCGGGTTGCCGGCCGGCGGTGAAGGCGTACTGATAACGTACGTCGAGCCGCCGGCCGGAAGCACGCGCCCGTCCGGCTCGATGCATCGCCGCGCCCGCTCCTCAGGGGCGGCGGGCGATGACGTCGATCTCGACCAGCGCCCCCGCCGGAAGCGCCGCGGCGGCGACGGTCGAGCGCGCCGGACGATGATCGCCGAACCGCGCCGCGTAGACGGCGTTCATCGGCTGGAAATCGGTCATGGTCGTCAGGTACACGGTCGTCTTCACGACGTCCACGAAACCGAGCCCCGCTTCCCGGAGAACGGCCTCGAGATTGTCGAACACGCGTGCGGTCTGCTTATCGATCCCGCCCTCCACGATCTTCATCGTGGCGGGGTCCAACCCGATCTGCCCCGCGGTGAAGACGAGGCCGCCGGCCTCGATCGCCTGCGAATACGGCCCGATCGCCTTCGGGGCCTCTTCCGTCGAAATCCGTTTCATTCGCCGTCTCCTTCTTCGATCGCCGCGACGTACGGCAGATTCCGGTACGCCTCAGCGAGATCGAGACCGTATCCCACCACGAAGCGATCGTCGATCTCGAAACCCACGTAGTCGACCGGGGTCGCGGCGCTTCCCGCGCCCTTCTTCCGGAGGAGCGTGCACACCCGGAGGCTCGCCGGCGACCGCGTTCGGAGGAAGTCGAGGATTTTCTCGAGCGTCCGGCCCGTGTCGACGATGTCCTCCACGACGAGCACGTCCCGGTCGGCCACGTCGATCGAAAGGTCGCGGGTCATCCGGACGCTGCCGGAAGAGCGCGTCGAATCGCCGTACGACGAGACCCGGAGGAAATCGACCGTTACCGGCGAGCGAAGCCGCCGCGCGAGATCGCAGAGGAAGAAGACCGACCCCTTGAGGATGCCGACCAGGAGGACCGGCCGCCCGGCGAGGTCCCGGTCGATCTCGGCGGCGAGGCGCGCGACCCCTTCGGCGAGCTGCGCTTGCGTGAGGACGATCTCGGAAACCTTGTGCGCCAGGGCGCCTCCGGGTCTAGAATACGACGGGATTCCCGAAAAAATATGCTCGTCGCCGAACTGGAGGATCTGCACGCAGCCTATATCCGGCTGACCGAGAAGTTCAAAGCGCTCTGGACGTTTCACCAGTTCGTCAAGGGGGTCCACCAGACCTTCCTCGGCGGCGCTCCCGCCTACGACGTCGATTTCAACGCGATCTACGAGCGGCTGCGGGAGGCCGGTTCGTCGGTCACCTCGGCCGGGATGACCGAGGACGCGCGCGACCGGCTCGACCGCATCGAAACCGAGCTTTCGCTCGCGACGCGCACTCTTCGCCTGAGCGATCGCACGCTGGCCCCCTCTCTCGTCCGGCGCTTCTTCGACAAGGTCAATCCGCAGGACCCGAAGATCGCCTATCACCTCCTGCGCTTCTATTTCTCCCAGCCCGAGCTCGACGACGACACCGCCGACAAGCTCGACTTCCTCGTCACCGTCGCGGCCGCCCGCCCGGAGAGCGGCGGGGTGCTCCCCCGCGACCGGGACGACGCCGAGCGCCTGTTCGAGGCCATCGTCGCCGGGTGCTCATGGCCGGCCGTCGAAGCCGAGGAAGCCGGAGGGCTCGTTTCCGCGATGGACGAGCTCGCCGACGACGTCGCACGCGCCCGGTCCTTCGAGGATCTCGTCCGGGAACGGCGCATCGAGAATCTCCGCACGATCAAGCGCCGCCTCGGATTCGCGCTCGCGAATCCGCGCGTTCTCGCGTCGATCGGCATCGCCAACGTGCGGACCCGGTCGGTCTTCCGCCGGTTCTTCGAAGAGGAGAAGCGGCGAATCCAGGAGGCCACCGACCGCATCGCGAATCTGGAGCGGGAAGTCTCGCACGCGGGACCGGTCCCTCCCGATTTCGGCCGCTTCCGCGATCATCGGCGGGAGTTCGAGCGGCTCGAGGAGGAGGCCAACGTCCGCGCGGGAGATCTCCTCGCGATGAAACGGCGCGTCGTCGAGCTGCTCGAGAAATTCGACCTCCGCCAGATCGACACCGACGAGATCGACGACGCCCTCGAGTTCGACGACGACGCGGCGCCTTCCGCGCCCGCCGAGCCGTCGAACGCCCTGCGTCAGGCGGTCGACAAAGTACTCGCCGCGGTCGAGATGGGGGACGGAAGCTTCAAGGAGATCGCTCATCTCGAGCTCGAGAGCTGGGAGGGGCGCGCGGCCAAACGAGCGATCGCCGCGGGCGGCCGGCCGGTTTCGGACCGGGACGCGCTGCTCATCGAGGGGGCGGCTCTGCGCGTGCGCGCCGAGGAGGTGACGGCGCAATGGGGGCGCGCGAAGAAGATGGGCGGCCTTCCTGCGCTTCGCGCGCAGGCTTCGGAGACGCTCGTGCTCGCGGCCGAGACCGACCGCCGGTTCGCGGGGCTCATCGACGAGGCGGGCGAGGAATCTCTTCCCGAGGAGATGAAGGCGCTCGTCCGCTCCCGCTTCCGCCTCCTCCACGCCTATTCGGGTCTCTGGCTGCTCCGCGACGCCGAAGAAGGGTAGGGACAGCGGACCCGGGGCCGGCCGAGTTGAAGCGATCGCGCCCCGCGTCGCTTAACTCGGCCGGTCCCCCGCGGACTCGCGCCGCACGGTTCAGCCACGTCGAAAGCCCGGTCAGGCGCGGGGTCGATCCGCCGTCGCTCTGACGAGCCATGGCGGTTGATCGCCAAATACGTGGTTCGAGGCAAGAAAGCCGTCGAAACTTCGATCCGCCGAAACCCTGGCGAAGGCGGACGGGATGCGGGCCGCCGTGCCGGCGCCGTTCGCTGTGCTAGAGTCGCCGAAAACTCCGATGAAACGGATCCTCACGGTTTCTTCCGGCAAGGGGGGCGTCGGGAAAACGACCTTTGCCGTCAACTTCGCGCTCTCGCTGGCGACGGTCGCGCCGACGATCCTCGTCGACCTCGACACCGGCACGTCGTCGGTGCGCGCCGCGATCGACGCTCCGGTGACCCACGACCTCTACCACTTCTTCCGCAAGGACACGCCGCTCGCCGATTGCGTCACGAGGCTTCCCCCCGCGCTCGACCCGGCCGGCCGCCACCGCGATTTCGGGTTCGTCGCCGGGCCGCGCCACATGATCGAGGACATCACGAACTTCGGCGAATCCGCCCGGCGGAAGCTGATCGGCGCGATCAACCGGCTCCCGGCCTCCTACGTCGTGCTCGACATGAAGGCAGGCCTCGACGCCAACGTCATCGACTTCCTTCCCTACTCGAACTCGGGGATCCTCATCTTCACGCCCGAGCTCCCCGCGGCGACGCTCGCGGCTTCGGACATCGTGAAAGCGATCCTCTTCCGTAAGCTCCGGATCGTCTTCGCGCCCGGCTCCCCCGTCTACTCCCGGCTGTCCCTCTCCCCCCGGGACCCCCGGATGATCAACGAGCTCCTCGACGCCGTCGAGGACGTCTACGACGAGTCGATCGCCAACATCGACGTTTTCCTCGCGGACCTCGCGGCGAGCCTCGGCGACCATCCCCTCGTGTCGGCGCTCCAGGCGAGCGTCGAGGATTTCTGCGTCTACTACGTCCTGAACATGTTCAACGGAGTTCGCGAGTCGTACGAGACCGCGATCGCGCCGTTCGTTTCGAACCTCGTGGAGAATGTCTCGGCGCGCCCGCAGATCACGAACCTCGGTTGGATCATCCGGCACGAGCGCATCCACGACGCCAACCGGCACCGGCGCCCCGTGCTGCTGGCGCCCGACCCCGAGCCGCCCCGGCCGGCCGCGCCGACGGCCGCCGAGCGGGAGCTGCAGGAGCTCGAGAAAGCCTTCCTGCATCTCGAGGGGCCGGCGGCCCGCCGCGACGCCGGGCCCCCCGTCTTCCGGCCGGCCGATCCGGCGCGCGCGTTCGAGCGCCAGCTCGAGGCGCTCCGCGCGATGTACGCCGACCAGAAGGAATCGGGGGTGCGGGAGAACTTCTCCTACATCACGCACCGCGCGCTCCATCTGATGGAGAGCCTGCGGAGCATCGATTTCGGCGAGACGCGGATCTTCGGGCGCGAGGAGATCCTGGCACACCTCTTGCCCCGCGCCGAAGCGACCGGATGATTCGCGGCCCGGGTGAACGCCCGCGGCGAAATTTTGACTTGCCCGGGCGATCGCTGATAGAAAGCGGAATTCCGGAAAGTTCCGGGGCGGGAGGGATATGAGCACGGTCGAAGCCGTCAAGCCCAAGAAAATCACGGCGCGGAAGATCCATCGCGGCCTCTCGGGCACCGATCTGCGCGCGATGGCCCGCAAGGACGAGACCACGTCCGCTCACGGCTCGCCGGTCTACTCGACGCGCGTCAAGAACCGCTCCGCCAAGGATACCTACGTCGTGGAAAACGGCGTCCTCCTCGGGCGGCACCAGAAGGGAATGGATCCCGAGCGCGCCGCCGAGCTCATCCGCAAGCTCCAGGAATCCCTCGCCGGCCGCGAGCTGATCCAGGTCGACCGCCGGATGGGAATGGCCCCGGAGGCGGCCCTCCACTGCCGGCTGTTCGTGCCGGTCGAGTTCGCCCGGATCGCCGCGATGTGGCACAACATGCTCTTTCCGATCGATGCCTCCGGCACGCCCGATTTCGTGTCCGTGTACGTCCCGGACTGGCCCGAGAAGGTCATCTTCCTCGACCCGAACGAGGGGTACACGTACATCTGCGGCACGGACTACCCCGGCGAGGCGAAGAAGTCGATGCTTCGCCAGGCGATGTACTGGATCAAGAAGCGCGGCGGCCTCGGGCTCCACGCCGGCTCGAAGATCCTGCGCGTCGCCGGACGCGACGGCAACCTCCACGACGTCGGGTTCCTGCTCTTCGGCCTCTCCGGCACCGGCAAGACGACGCTGACGCTCCACGACCACGGGCTCGCAGAGCCCGAGCGGGTGATCATCAAGCAGGACGACGTCGTGCTCCTCGCCGCCGACGGGCGAGCCTACGGGACCGAGGACGGTTTCTACATCAAGACCGAAGGGCTGGAGCCGTCGCAGCGAGTCCTCTGGGACGCCGCGATCTCCCCGAGCGCGTGCTTCGAGAACGTCCGGATGCGGGACGACGGCACGATCGACTTCTGCGACACGTCGCTCACGTCGAACGGCCGCGGTGTCGTCCTCCGCCGGTTCATCCACGGCACCGACGACGGGATCGACCTCCCGAGGGCGAACAAGATCGTC is a window from the Thermoanaerobaculia bacterium genome containing:
- a CDS encoding Rid family detoxifying hydrolase: MKRISTEEAPKAIGPYSQAIEAGGLVFTAGQIGLDPATMKIVEGGIDKQTARVFDNLEAVLREAGLGFVDVVKTTVYLTTMTDFQPMNAVYAARFGDHRPARSTVAAAALPAGALVEIDVIARRP
- the hpt gene encoding hypoxanthine phosphoribosyltransferase, with translation MQILQFGDEHIFSGIPSYSRPGGALAHKVSEIVLTQAQLAEGVARLAAEIDRDLAGRPVLLVGILKGSVFFLCDLARRLRSPVTVDFLRVSSYGDSTRSSGSVRMTRDLSIDVADRDVLVVEDIVDTGRTLEKILDFLRTRSPASLRVCTLLRKKGAGSAATPVDYVGFEIDDRFVVGYGLDLAEAYRNLPYVAAIEEGDGE
- a CDS encoding P-loop NTPase, with translation MKRILTVSSGKGGVGKTTFAVNFALSLATVAPTILVDLDTGTSSVRAAIDAPVTHDLYHFFRKDTPLADCVTRLPPALDPAGRHRDFGFVAGPRHMIEDITNFGESARRKLIGAINRLPASYVVLDMKAGLDANVIDFLPYSNSGILIFTPELPAATLAASDIVKAILFRKLRIVFAPGSPVYSRLSLSPRDPRMINELLDAVEDVYDESIANIDVFLADLAASLGDHPLVSALQASVEDFCVYYVLNMFNGVRESYETAIAPFVSNLVENVSARPQITNLGWIIRHERIHDANRHRRPVLLAPDPEPPRPAAPTAAERELQELEKAFLHLEGPAARRDAGPPVFRPADPARAFERQLEALRAMYADQKESGVRENFSYITHRALHLMESLRSIDFGETRIFGREEILAHLLPRAEATG
- a CDS encoding phosphoenolpyruvate carboxykinase (ATP), with the translated sequence MSTVEAVKPKKITARKIHRGLSGTDLRAMARKDETTSAHGSPVYSTRVKNRSAKDTYVVENGVLLGRHQKGMDPERAAELIRKLQESLAGRELIQVDRRMGMAPEAALHCRLFVPVEFARIAAMWHNMLFPIDASGTPDFVSVYVPDWPEKVIFLDPNEGYTYICGTDYPGEAKKSMLRQAMYWIKKRGGLGLHAGSKILRVAGRDGNLHDVGFLLFGLSGTGKTTLTLHDHGLAEPERVIIKQDDVVLLAADGRAYGTEDGFYIKTEGLEPSQRVLWDAAISPSACFENVRMRDDGTIDFCDTSLTSNGRGVVLRRFIHGTDDGIDLPRANKIVFITRRNDVVPVVARLTPEQGAAFFMLGESIETSAGDPTRAGQAKREVGTNPFIVGPEEEEGNRILKFLRENSDMEAYLLNTGAVGARDGSPGENVTIRVSSEIMKQIARDGIEWELDPDWGYQVPMSVPGIDLSKYDPRSHYSPEEYASRVAKLRAEREQWLAQFPGLDPSIPAAIEGRR